One region of Candidatus Spechtbacteria bacterium genomic DNA includes:
- the tsf gene encoding translation elongation factor Ts: MSISAQQVQELRQASGAGVMDVKQALEEAGGDIQIARDILRKKGMIKAAKKMERETHEGRVEAYIHANNKVGVLLKLYCETDFVAQNEQFAQLAHDLVLHIAASNPQYVSPADVPAQILDNERRIYTEQLQGLQKPTDVLAQIIEGKIEKFMQEVALTKQPFVKDLDKTVEDVINEAIAKIGENIQIGGFVRYEL; this comes from the coding sequence ATGTCTATTTCTGCCCAACAAGTTCAGGAACTACGCCAAGCATCGGGCGCGGGTGTTATGGATGTGAAGCAAGCTCTTGAGGAAGCTGGTGGTGATATACAAATTGCGCGTGATATTTTGCGTAAGAAGGGAATGATTAAGGCGGCTAAAAAAATGGAACGTGAAACACACGAAGGCCGCGTTGAAGCATATATTCATGCAAATAATAAAGTCGGAGTATTGTTGAAGCTTTATTGCGAAACAGATTTTGTCGCGCAAAACGAACAGTTTGCTCAGCTTGCGCACGATCTTGTGTTGCACATCGCGGCATCAAATCCTCAATATGTTTCTCCAGCCGACGTTCCCGCGCAAATTTTGGACAACGAACGCCGTATTTATACAGAGCAATTGCAGGGATTGCAAAAGCCGACCGATGTTTTAGCGCAAATTATTGAAGGAAAGATAGAGAAGTTTATGCAAGAAGTCGCGCTCACCAAACAGCCATTCGTTAAAGATCTGGATAAAACCGTGGAAGATGTTATTAACGAGGCAATTGCAAAAATAGGGGAGAATATTCAGATTGGGGGATTTGTGCGTTATGAGCTCTAA